The Pseudomonas fulva 12-X sequence CCCGAAGCCCAGGCGCGTGCTGGCCGCCTGCTGCAGAGTGGACGTGATGAACGGCGCGGTCGGCTTGCTGCTGGTCGGTTTGTCCTCGCGCTTGGCGACGCTGTAGCTCGACGCCTTGAGGGTCGCCAGCGCAGCCATGGCCTGGGCTTCGTTCAGCGGCTTGAAGGCGGCGCCGTTCTCGCGCACCACTTCGAAGCGCACCTGGGCGTCCTTGGCGGTGCCCAGATCGGCGTGCACTTCCCAGTATTCTTCGGGCACGAAGGCGCGGATTTCCTTCTCGCGTTCGACCACCAGCTTGACGGCTACCGACTGCACACGGCCGGCCGACAGGCCACGGGCGATCTTCGCCCACAGCAGCGGCGAGACCATGTAGCCCACCACGCGGTCCAGGAAGCGGCGCGCCTGCTGGGCGTTGACGCGGTTGATGTCCAGCTCGCCGGGGGCGGAGAACGCCTCCTGGATGGCCTTCTTGGTGATCTCGTTGAACACCACGCGTTTGTAGCGGCTGTCATCGCCACCGATGGATTCGCGCAGGTGCCAGGCGATGGCCTCCCCCTCTCTATCCAAGTCGGTCGCGAGATAGATGGTGTCGGCTTCCTTGGCCAGGCGGCGCAACTCTTCGACGACCTTTTCCTTGCCGGGCAGAATTTCGTACTTGGCTTTCCAGCCGTGCTCCGGGTCGACGCCCATGCGCGCGAACAGCTGGCGTTTGGCCTTTTCCTTCGGCGACAGCGCCGGCGCTTCGCCTGCTGCTGCCTTGCCGCGCTTGGCAGGTTCCTTGGTAGCCGCCCCGCCGCTGGTGGGCAGGTCGCGGATATGGCCGATGCTCGACTTCACCACGTACTGGCTACCCAGGTACTTGTTGATTGTCTTGGCCTTGGCCGGGGATTCCACGATGACCAGCGATTTACCCATGGATTGGAAAATTCCTGAAATTCGGTAAGTGAAGGCGACAGACGCCTGAAAACACTGTTGGGCGTATCGAGTCGACGCTTATCACGTCGACGATGAAGGCGCCCGCTCGAGAGAGCGAACGCAAAGAGCGTGGTGCTGCCGCGGACCAGCGTGGTGCTTTTGCACGCATCCAACTGCCCTGCGTTCAGCTTTGGCCCCGCTATATATAGTGGCGGTCAAGGCAAGGTCAAGGGCGAGCGCTTTTCGCGGTGCTCTCAGGGGCGACTGAAAAGGCTCGCTTCGGCCTCGACCAAAGCAAAGCGCGGAACCTGCTCACCGTCCAGTTCCACCTGGCTGGTGAACATCGCCAGCGGTCGTACCCACAGGCCATATTCGCCATACAGCGCCTGGTAGACGACGACTTCCTCTTCGGTCTCCGAATGCTTGGCCACGCCCAGCACGCGGTAATCGGGACCTTTGTAATGACGGTAGAGACCGGGTTGCAGAGACATCATTCAATTTCCTGGAAAGTTTTTCGTCAGATACTAGGGTCTGTTGCCGTTTCAGCGCGAGCCGCGTTGTCGCGAGAAATCTCGCCAGGCTAGGCGGAGGACGCGGGGAATGGTTGTTCCCTTGCCAAGTCCTCCAACGACGCGTGGCGAGATTTCCCGCACAACCCGAAGGACCGGGCCCCTTTTGTCGCGATGCGGCGTTTCTCGCCGACTCATTTAGCTCGCTAAACTTCGCGGCTCGTGCCTTGCCTCGCGACAAAAGGGACTCCGGCGCGGCCGTGCGTGAAGCGGCAACAGACCCTAAGGAACGACCTCGTCAATTGCCCGACGGTTCGCCCAGCTTGGCTCCACGTTTGGCGGAGCGCCAAAAAACAAAAACCGGGGCTAGAGGCCCCGGTTGTGCAACCTGTACAGCGGACTCGAAAGGACTGCCGCGCCACCTTATATAGCGCAGCAGCCCTGACGAATCATCAGACGCGCTCGAACACCGTGGTGATGCCCTGGCCGAGACCGACGCACATGGTCGCCACGCCGAAGGTTCCGTTGTTCTGCTTCATCACGTTCAGCAGGGTACCGGAGATACGCGCCCCGGAACAACCGAACGGGTGACCCAGCGCGATGGCGCCGCCATGCAGGTTGACCTTTTCTTCCATCTTGTCGAGCAGCTTGAGGTCCTTGAGCACAGGCAACGCCTGGGCGGCGAAGGCTTCGTTGAGCTCGACGAAATCGATGTCGTCCATGGTCAGACCGGCGCGCTTGAGCGCCTTCTGGGTGGACGGCACCGGGCCGTAGCCCATGATCGCCGGATCGACACCGGCCACGGCCATGGCGCGAACCACGGCCATCGGCTGGATGCCCAGATCCTGAGCGCGCTGGGCGCTCATGACGATCATGCAGGACGCGCCATCGGTGATCTGCGAGGAGGTACCCGCGGTGACGGTGCCGCCCTTGGGGTTGAACGCCGGCTTGAGGTTGGCCAGGCTTTCCAGGGTGGTTTCCGGGCGAATGGTTTCGTCGTAGTCGAAGACCTTGAGGAAGCCGTTCTCGTCATAGCCCTGCATCGGGATGATCTCGTCCTTGAACTTGCCTTCCACCGTGGCCTTGTGGGCCAACTGGTGCGAGCGCACGCCGAACTTGTCCTGGGCCTCACGGCTGATGTTGTGCATCTTGCCCAGCATCTCGGCGGTCAGGCCCATCATGCCCGACGCCTTGGCAGCGTACAGCGACAGATGCGGGTTCGGATCGACGCCGTGCATCATGCCGACGTGGCCCATGTGCTCGACACCGCCGACCACGAACACGTCGCCGTTGCCGGTCTGGATCGCCTGCACGGCGGTGTGCAGCGCGCTCATCGACGAGCCGCACAGGCGACTGACGGTCTGCCCGGCGCTGGTGTGCGGGATCTGGGTCATCAGCGAGGCCATGCGCGCGATGTTCCAGCCCTGCTCGAGGGTCTGGTTGACGCAACCCCAGATAACGTCTTCGACTTCCTTGGGGTCGACCTTGCTGTTGCGTTCCAGCAGTTTGCTGATCAGTTGCGCCGACATGGTTTCGGCACGGGTGTTACGGTGCATGCCGCCCTTGGAACGACCCATGGGGGTCCGGCCGAAGTCGACGATGACTGCATCTCTTGGATTCAGGCTCATAAATTCACTCTCGCTCCAATCGTTGCGCGATTAACCGAAGAAGGTCTGGCCGTTTTTGGCCATTTCACGCAGTTTCTCGGTCGGCTTGTACAGCGCGCCCAGATCGGCGTACTTGTCGGCCAGGGCCACGAATTCGGCAACCCCGACGCTGTCGATGTAACGCAGCGCACCACCACGGAAGGGTGGGAAACCGATGCCGTAAACCAGGCCCATATCGGCCTCGGCGGCGGTCTCGACGATACCGTCTTCCAGGCAGCGCACGGTTTCCAGGCACAGCGGGATCATCATGATGTTGACGATGTCCTCGTCGCTCAGCTCGCGCTGCTCCTTGACGATCGACTTGAGCAACTCGTAGGCCTCGGGGTCGCTGACCTTCTTCGGCTTGCCGCGCTTGTCGGTCTCGTAGGCGTAGAAGCCCTTGCCGTTCTTCTGGCCCAGGCGGTTGGCTTCGTACATCACGTCGACCGCGGTACGGCCGTCGACGGCCATGCGATCCGGGAAGCCTTCGGCCATCACGTCACGGCCGTGGTGGCCGGTGTCGATGCCGACCACGTCGGACAGGTACGCAGGGCCCATGGGCCAGCCGAACTTCTCCATGACCTTGTCGATACGCGCGAAGTCGACGCCGAAGCTAAGCAGCGTGGCGAAACCGCCGAAGTACGGGAACAGGATGCGGTTGACCAGAAAGCCCGGACAGTCGTTGACCACGATCGGGTTCTTGCCCATCTTCTTGGCGTACGCCACGGTGGTGGCCACCGCCTCGTCACTGGACTTCTCGCCGCGGATGACTTCGACCAGCGGCATCATGTGCACCGGGTTGAAGAAGTGCATGCCGACGAAGTTTTCCGGGTGCTTGAGGGCCTTGGCCAACAGGCTGATGGAGATGGTCGAGGTGTTGGACGCCAGGATGGTGCCCTCCTTGACCGCGCCCTCGACCTCGGCCAGCACGGCCTGCTTGACCTTGGGGTTCTCGACCACGGCTTCGACGACGATGTCGACGTGACCGAAGTCGCCGTAGGACATGGTCGGGCGAATGGCGCTCAGCGATTCGGCCATCTGCGCGGTGGTCATGCGACCCTTCTCGACACGCTTGGCCAGCAGCTTGGACGCCTCGCCCAGCCCCATCTTGATGCCTTCCTCGCGGATATCCTTCATCAGGATCGGCGTGCCCTTGGAAGCCGACTGGTAGGCGATGCCGCCACCCATGATGCCGGCGCCCAATACGGCAGCCAGCTTCACGTCCTTGGCGATGGCGTCGTGAGCCTTGGCCTTTTTCTTGAGCTCCTGATCGTTGAGGAATAGACCGATCAGGCTCTTGGCGACAGAAGTCTTGGCCAACTTGGCGAAACCGGCGGCTTCGACTTCAAGCGCCTTGTCACGGCCGAAGTTGGCGGCCTTCTGGATGGTCTTGATCGCTTCGACCGGCGCCGGGTAGTTCGGGCCCGCCTGGCCGGCCACGAAACCCTTGGCGGTTTCGAAAGCCATCATCTGCTCGATGGCGTTGAGCTTGAGCTTCTCGAGCTTGGGCTGACGCTTGGCCTTGTAGTCGAGCTCGCCGGAAATGGCGCGCTTGATCAGGTCCAGGGCAGCGGCCTGCAGCTTGTCGGCGGCAACCACGGCGTCCACCGCGCCAACCTTGAGAGCTTCCTCGGCACGGTTTTCCTTGCCGGAGGCGATCCACTCGACCGCGTTGTCGGTACCGATCAGACGCGGCAGACGCACGGTGCCGCCAAAGCCTGGGTAGATACCCAGTTTGACTTCCGGCAGGCCGATCTTGGCGCCTTCGGCCATGACCCGGTAATCGGCGGCCAGGCACATTTCCAGACCGCCACCCAGGGCGATGCCGTTGATGGCGACCACGGTGGGCACGTTCAGGTCTTCGAAATCGCTGAAGATCTTGTTGGCTTCCAGACCGCTGGAAACCAGCTGCTCTTCGGGCAGCTTGAAGTTGTCGACGAACTCGGTGATGTCGGCGCCGACGATGAACACGTCCTTGCCGCTGCTGACGATAACGCCCTTGATCGAGGCATCGGCCTTGATCGCATCGACGCTCTGGCGCAGCTCGCTCAGGGTCAGACGATTGAACTTGTTGACGGACTCACCCTTGAGGTCGAACTTGAGTTCGACAATGCCGCTTTCAAGAGCCTTAACCGTGATGGCTTTACCTTCGTAAATCATCAACTGATCTCCACGCTAAGGGAATCTGAACAGTACACACCGGAGCCAACCGGCTGATTACGCCTTCAAACGTAGACGAAAATCAGCTACCCACCGATGCGATAGTCGGACTGGATTGGGCATTTGCGACGAGGCAAACGCTCAATTCATACGCCCGTTTGATTTGGGTGAGCACACCTTCAGCCAAAAGCCTGCGATTGTCAATTGGCGTTATGTAGCCGCGTGCAGCCGGCACTACGCAGACCATACAGTCAGTTTGGGGGCAGACGAAAAGCCGATCAGTCGCGTCGATAATCCATCATTCGAGGGGCATGGATCGCCTCTCTTCAAGCGCTAGCCAAAACCCGCGACCGCGGTTAGAGTCGCGCCCATTCGGCTGCCACCGAAGCCAAAAACAACAAGAACGACACGATGACACCGAGGTATCCGCATGCCAGCCCAATTGCGTGCCTTCTCTCTGCGTACCCTCCTGCTCGGCGCTCTGGCGCTGCACGCTTGCACCCTCTTCGCCGGCACCGCCGACGACTTCCAGTATCTGCAGGACTTCCACCTCGCTACCCAGAAAAGCCTGGCCGACTTCTACATGTACAACAGCATGGAAGGCGACCAGCGTTACGCGAAGATGATCGAGGCGTCGCGCCAACAGGCCCGCGACGAGCTAGGCAAGCTGACCGGCCTGCAGGACATGGGCGCCGCGCACCTGCAGACGCAGCTGCAGGAACAGTGGCAGCTTTACGACGCCGAGCTGAAGAGCCTGATGAGCGTCATGCAGAAGCAGGGTTACACGGATCTGCAGCCGGTGGCGGACATGGCGACGCGCAACCGCCAGGTACTGGAAACCGCCCAGGCGCTTTACGAGGCGCTGCAACGTATGGACGGCAGCGCCATCAGCGCGCAGATGGCCGCCACCCGCGAGCTCAGCGTGCTGATGCAGAGCATCGCGGTAAACTACGCGGCGCGCAGCGCCTCGGTGGGCGCAAGCTTCTCGGGTGACAGCAGCGAGCGCCCTATCGAAGAACTGGTAAACGACTTCTCCGCACGCCTGAGCGCACTGCGCAACCAGCAGGCCAACAGCGCGGCGATCAATACCGCACTCGACGGCGTGGCGACCAAATGGCGATACATCGAAGGTTCGTTGCGCAACTACAACGAAAAGAGTGTGCCGTTTCTGGTCAGCAAGTACTCGGACAGCATCATCCGCAGCCTGGCGGATGTCGAAGCGCTCTACGCGCAGTCAGGCAGCCAGTCGTGATCCTGCGCTGCGCGCAGACATACGACTCAGGCACAGGATTTGAGAAAAGCGGCGATTGCCGTCAGGGAATCGGGCTGGGCGCGCTCGCCCCAACACAACGCGATCATCTGCGGTGTGGCCTCGGCCTTGTAGACATCGGCCGGCAGGCTGGCGAGTTGCTCGGCCAGCGCCGCATCGGCGCAGGGCTCCTGCCACTTGTTCAGCCACTGACCCGGCTCGCGTTGCCAGTAGCACCAGCTGTCCTGGCGCCCGCGGGGCCGCGGATGGTGGTACTGCGGGCACGGGTTGGGTGGCGTCTTGCCAAGCCAATACGGCCACTCCTCGCGAGCCAGTTGCATCGCCAAACCGAGGCGACGGGCCTGCAGGCGTACGTCCATCTGGCCACGCTGACGCCGCGACGGCACCAGCCAGACCAGCGGACTAAGGGCTAAAACCAGCAGGGCCAGAACGATCCATCCCGTCATAATTTCTATCTCGACTGCGCAACCTGTGGTAAATGCTCAAACCAGCCATACTTGAAATCACTGGTCACCCTTGTAAGGAGACAACCCCATGTCCTACCAGCACATTCTGGTCGCCGTCGATCTGACCGAGGAGTGCGACCCGGTAATGAAGCGCGCCCAGGCGCTGGCCAACAGCACGCAGGCCAAGCTGTCCGTGGTGCATATCGTCGAACCGATGGCCATGGCCTTTGGCGGCGACGTGCCGATGGACCTGTCGATGCTGCAACAGCAGCAGTTCGAACAGGCCAAGGAGCGCCTCGACGCCTTTGCCGTCAAATACCCGCAGCTCAGCGCCGAAAGCCGCCACCTGGCGTACGGTCAGCCGCGCCAGGAAATTCACCGCCTGGCCGCTGAACAGCACTGCGACCTGATCATCGTCGGCAGCCACGGCCGCCATGGCCTGGCCCTGCTGCTGGGCTCCACCGCCAATGACGTGCTGCATGGCGCGCCGTGCGACGTACTGGCCGTGAGCCTCAAGAAACCAGCGGCCTGATCAGCCCTGACGAACGACGCCGGGCACCCGCCCGGCGTAGTCGTATTGGCAGCTAAGTGGCGCAAGCAGCCGTTCGCTGATCTACTGTGGGAGCGGGCAATGCGCGCGAAAAATCGCGGGCATGGCCCGCTCCCACAGGTACTGCATCGATGTCCGCTTCTGCGTTGTAGCTGCCGCTTCATGCGCAGCAGATCGTAAACGGCTCTTAGCCCTCCAGCTCAGCCCAACGCTCAATCAACTGCTCCAGCTCCTGCTGCTTTTCCTGCAGCTGCGCCAGCACAGCGGCGGTCTGCTCGGCCGGCTGTTGGTAGAACGCCGGATCGGCCACCTTGGCTTCCAGCGCGGCAATCGCCTGCTCGGCGGCATCGATCATCTCGGGCATGGCGTCCAGCTCACGCTGGTGCTTGTAACTGAGTTTCTTCTTGGCCGCTGGTGCAACCGCGGCAGCCTCGGCGACCGGCGCTTCGGCCACCGGAGTTTCGACGATGGCCGAACCCAGTTCGGCCTTGCCCGATTTGCTCTCGCCCACGCCGAGCAAGCGCGGCGAGCCGCCCTGACGCAGCCAGTCCTGATAACCGCCAACGTACTCGCGGACCTTGCCTTCACCTTCGAAGACCAGGGTGCTGGTCACCACGTTGTCGAGGAAGGCTCGGTCGTGGCTGACCATCAGCACGGTGCCCTTGAAGTTGGAGAGCACCTCTTCGAGCAGCTCCAGGGTTTCCACGTCCAGGTCGTTGGTCGGCTCGTCGAGCACCAGCAGGTTGGCGGGTTTGCTGAACAGTTTGGCCAGCAGCAGGCGCGCGCGCTCACCACCGGACAGCGCCTTGACTGGCGTACGCGCACGCTGCGGGCTGAACAGGAAGTCGCCCAGGTAGCTCAGCACGTGACGGTTCTGGCCGTCGATCTCGATGAAATCGCGGCCTTCGGAAATATTGTCGATGACGGTCTTTTCCACATCGAGCTGGTGACGCAACTGGTCGAAGTAGGCGACTTCGATCTTGGTGCCCTGCTCCACCTTGCCGGCGGTCGGCTGCAGGCCATCGAGCATCAGCTTGAGCAGCGTGGTTTTGCCGGTACCGTTGGCGCCAAGCAGGCCGATGCGATCACCGCGCTGCAGCAACATGGAAAAATCCTTGATCAGCAGCGGACCGCCCGGGTGGGCGAAGCTGACGTTTTCCAGCACCATCACCTGCTTGCCGGACTTGTCCGCCAATTCCAGCTGGATATTGGCCTTGCCGGTGCGCTCACGGCGCTCGCTGCGCTCCACGCGCAAGGCTTTCAGGGCGCGCACGCGGCCTTCGTTACGGGTACGGCGAGCCTTGATGCCCTGCCGGATCCACACTTCTTCCTGGGCCAGCTTCTTGTCGAACAACGCGTTGGCGGTTTCCTCGGCGGCCAGCATGGCCTCCTTGTGCACCAGGAAACTGGCGTAGTCACCGTTCCAGTCGATCAGCCCGCCACGATCCAGTTCGAGGATTCGCGTGGCCAGGCTTTGCAGGAAGGCCCGGTCGTGGGTGATGAACAGCACGGCGCCCTGAAATTCCTTGATGGCCTCTTCGAGCCAGGCGATGGCGCCGATATCCAGGTGGTTGGTGGGCTCGTCGAGCAGCAGCAGATCCGGCTCGCTGACCAGCGCCTGGGCCAGCAGCACGCGCCGGCGCCAGCCACCGGAGAGCTCGGCCAGGGTCTTGTCGGCCGGCAGTTGCAGGCGGCTCAGGGTGCTGTCGACCAGTTGCTGCAGACGCCAGCCGTCCTTCGCTTCCAGCTCCTGCTGCACGTGCATGAGCTTGTTGAGGTCGTCTTCGGTCACGCAGTTCTGCGCCAGGTGATGGTACTGGGCGAGCAGATCACCCACGCCGTCGAGGCCCTGGGCGACCACGTCGAATACCGTGCGGCCATCGGCGACCGGCAGCTCCTGGGGCAATTCGCCGATCTTCAGGCCCGGCGCGCGCCAGATGGCGCCGTCGTCGGGCTTCTGCTGGTCGTTAACCAGCTTGAGCATGCTCGACTTGCCGGTGCCGTTACGGCCGATGATGCACACCCGCTCGCCGCGGGCGATCTGCCAAGACACCTTGTCCAGCAGCGGCATGGCGCCAAAGGCCAGGGAAACATCGGTGAACTTGAGCAGGGTCATCAGGGTTGCCTCGACAATACGAAAGTGGTGGGCGAAAGCCTGGACGCGCGCTGCAAAGGCTCGCCGCTGCCGACCACGAAACTGATCCGGCCGGCGTGTGCCAGCCAAAAACGGGCGCGTATTCTAACCGAGAAGGCCGGCGCCGTCTTTGAGCCTCCGTGCCGGCCATCGACGTGACATAAACAGACATGCGCAGAGAGCCGGCGGCCCTTTCGCGGCACGCTGGCAAAAGGCTAAGCTAGCGACCGTTGCCGCCCGCCGCGCCTGACGATGCCCGCATCGCCGTGGCACACACCGGCAACCGCCCCCAGGGCCTGTCAGGCGACCAGCATCGGTCCGGTCGCGCCCGCTCACGAATGACCCCGGAAGTGCCATGCGCTGTCGTTTGCCCAGTCTGTTGTCCTGCCTGCTCCTTTGCGCCGCCATCTCCCCGCTCAGCCAGGCCGCGAGCCTGCAGCAGCAGCGCCAGTACTACGACGAGGCCAAGGCTGCGCTCGCCAAGGGCGACAAGGGGCCTTACGAGCGCTACGCCAGCGCCCTGCGCGACTACCCGCTGACACCGTATCTGGCCTATGACGAGCTGACCGCACGCCTGAAGTGGGCCAGCAACCAGGAAATCGAAGCTTTTCTCGCCGCCCACGGCGACCTGCCCCAGGCCAGCTGGATGAAATTACGCTGGCTGCGCTGGCTCGCCGAGCGCGGCGAATGGCAGACCTTCGCCAAGTACTACGAGCCGGGGCTGAACTTCACCGAGCTGGACTGCCTCAACGGCCAGCGCCAGCTTGCCCAGGGCCAGACCGCCGAAGGCTACGCCACCGCCGAGAAACTCTGGCTGGTCGGCAAATCCCAGCCCGAAGCCTGTGACCGCCTGTTCGACCGCTGGGCCGCCGAAGGCCAGCTGACCGAACAACGCCGCTGGCAGCGCGCCAAGCTGGCAGCCGAAGCGCGCAACTACAGCCTGGCGACCTTCCTGAGCAAGGACCTGCCGACCCTGAGCAACCACGGCAAATTGCTCGTCGAAGTCGCCCAGAAGCCACAGATTCTTACCCAGACCGCCCGCTTCACCCCAGCCGATGACGCCATGGGCGACGTGGTCAGCCTCGGCCTGCGGCGCCTCGCCCGTCAGGACCCGGAACAGGCCCTGAGCCTGCTCGAGGGCTACTCGCAGCGCATGCGTTTC is a genomic window containing:
- a CDS encoding universal stress protein — translated: MSYQHILVAVDLTEECDPVMKRAQALANSTQAKLSVVHIVEPMAMAFGGDVPMDLSMLQQQQFEQAKERLDAFAVKYPQLSAESRHLAYGQPRQEIHRLAAEQHCDLIIVGSHGRHGLALLLGSTANDVLHGAPCDVLAVSLKKPAA
- a CDS encoding ATP-binding cassette domain-containing protein, with the translated sequence MTLLKFTDVSLAFGAMPLLDKVSWQIARGERVCIIGRNGTGKSSMLKLVNDQQKPDDGAIWRAPGLKIGELPQELPVADGRTVFDVVAQGLDGVGDLLAQYHHLAQNCVTEDDLNKLMHVQQELEAKDGWRLQQLVDSTLSRLQLPADKTLAELSGGWRRRVLLAQALVSEPDLLLLDEPTNHLDIGAIAWLEEAIKEFQGAVLFITHDRAFLQSLATRILELDRGGLIDWNGDYASFLVHKEAMLAAEETANALFDKKLAQEEVWIRQGIKARRTRNEGRVRALKALRVERSERRERTGKANIQLELADKSGKQVMVLENVSFAHPGGPLLIKDFSMLLQRGDRIGLLGANGTGKTTLLKLMLDGLQPTAGKVEQGTKIEVAYFDQLRHQLDVEKTVIDNISEGRDFIEIDGQNRHVLSYLGDFLFSPQRARTPVKALSGGERARLLLAKLFSKPANLLVLDEPTNDLDVETLELLEEVLSNFKGTVLMVSHDRAFLDNVVTSTLVFEGEGKVREYVGGYQDWLRQGGSPRLLGVGESKSGKAELGSAIVETPVAEAPVAEAAAVAPAAKKKLSYKHQRELDAMPEMIDAAEQAIAALEAKVADPAFYQQPAEQTAAVLAQLQEKQQELEQLIERWAELEG
- the fadB gene encoding fatty acid oxidation complex subunit alpha FadB; the encoded protein is MIYEGKAITVKALESGIVELKFDLKGESVNKFNRLTLSELRQSVDAIKADASIKGVIVSSGKDVFIVGADITEFVDNFKLPEEQLVSSGLEANKIFSDFEDLNVPTVVAINGIALGGGLEMCLAADYRVMAEGAKIGLPEVKLGIYPGFGGTVRLPRLIGTDNAVEWIASGKENRAEEALKVGAVDAVVAADKLQAAALDLIKRAISGELDYKAKRQPKLEKLKLNAIEQMMAFETAKGFVAGQAGPNYPAPVEAIKTIQKAANFGRDKALEVEAAGFAKLAKTSVAKSLIGLFLNDQELKKKAKAHDAIAKDVKLAAVLGAGIMGGGIAYQSASKGTPILMKDIREEGIKMGLGEASKLLAKRVEKGRMTTAQMAESLSAIRPTMSYGDFGHVDIVVEAVVENPKVKQAVLAEVEGAVKEGTILASNTSTISISLLAKALKHPENFVGMHFFNPVHMMPLVEVIRGEKSSDEAVATTVAYAKKMGKNPIVVNDCPGFLVNRILFPYFGGFATLLSFGVDFARIDKVMEKFGWPMGPAYLSDVVGIDTGHHGRDVMAEGFPDRMAVDGRTAVDVMYEANRLGQKNGKGFYAYETDKRGKPKKVSDPEAYELLKSIVKEQRELSDEDIVNIMMIPLCLETVRCLEDGIVETAAEADMGLVYGIGFPPFRGGALRYIDSVGVAEFVALADKYADLGALYKPTEKLREMAKNGQTFFG
- the fadA gene encoding acetyl-CoA C-acyltransferase FadA, encoding MSLNPRDAVIVDFGRTPMGRSKGGMHRNTRAETMSAQLISKLLERNSKVDPKEVEDVIWGCVNQTLEQGWNIARMASLMTQIPHTSAGQTVSRLCGSSMSALHTAVQAIQTGNGDVFVVGGVEHMGHVGMMHGVDPNPHLSLYAAKASGMMGLTAEMLGKMHNISREAQDKFGVRSHQLAHKATVEGKFKDEIIPMQGYDENGFLKVFDYDETIRPETTLESLANLKPAFNPKGGTVTAGTSSQITDGASCMIVMSAQRAQDLGIQPMAVVRAMAVAGVDPAIMGYGPVPSTQKALKRAGLTMDDIDFVELNEAFAAQALPVLKDLKLLDKMEEKVNLHGGAIALGHPFGCSGARISGTLLNVMKQNNGTFGVATMCVGLGQGITTVFERV
- a CDS encoding DUF1653 domain-containing protein; amino-acid sequence: MSLQPGLYRHYKGPDYRVLGVAKHSETEEEVVVYQALYGEYGLWVRPLAMFTSQVELDGEQVPRFALVEAEASLFSRP